A stretch of the Vibrio stylophorae genome encodes the following:
- a CDS encoding LacI family DNA-binding transcriptional regulator — protein MSHEPTRKRKGTGKVTLADVAKYAGVGSMTVSRALRTPDAVSEKLREKIEEAVRTLGYIPNKAAGALASGQSDTVIALLPSGMEFIAAAFLPSFQRYLNKAGYQLILGYFDGEPGQEHTLLSALMAHHPAAVLLYGCQQSMQTHQLLSNAQVPVLKLGEYNVDTRYPTIGVDHFAIGKGATTHLIEHGYDQIGFIGAGSQLSMLQQQLQGWQSALLKHYYTPDHSHTTHERPSAEFGREGLAKLLLRQASLNALVCSHAEIALGVLFECQRRVLKVPEQMAIICLEDAPILAHTYPPIASAIIDYHAMGKSAAKLLCQHLNQQTEAMTSHEIHFSIKGRASSHARVF, from the coding sequence ATGAGCCACGAACCAACACGCAAACGAAAAGGCACAGGCAAAGTGACATTGGCTGACGTGGCCAAATATGCGGGCGTAGGATCAATGACGGTGTCGCGCGCGCTACGCACGCCCGATGCGGTATCAGAAAAACTCAGAGAAAAGATTGAAGAAGCGGTTCGCACCTTGGGTTATATCCCCAATAAAGCCGCTGGCGCTTTAGCATCAGGACAAAGCGATACAGTAATCGCCCTTCTGCCAAGTGGTATGGAATTTATCGCCGCCGCCTTTTTACCCAGCTTTCAGCGCTATTTGAACAAAGCCGGTTATCAGCTCATTTTGGGATATTTCGATGGCGAGCCCGGACAAGAGCACACCCTACTCAGCGCACTGATGGCGCACCATCCAGCAGCTGTCTTACTCTATGGCTGTCAGCAATCAATGCAAACCCACCAACTGCTGAGTAATGCCCAGGTGCCGGTACTTAAATTGGGCGAATACAATGTGGATACGCGCTATCCCACCATTGGCGTGGATCATTTCGCCATTGGCAAAGGTGCAACCACCCATTTGATTGAGCACGGTTATGATCAAATTGGCTTTATTGGCGCTGGTAGCCAACTGTCTATGTTGCAGCAGCAGCTTCAAGGCTGGCAATCTGCACTATTGAAGCACTATTACACACCAGATCACAGCCATACCACCCATGAGCGCCCCAGCGCTGAATTTGGTCGTGAAGGTTTAGCCAAGCTTTTACTCCGTCAGGCCAGTTTAAATGCGCTGGTTTGCAGCCACGCTGAGATTGCGCTAGGCGTTCTTTTTGAATGCCAACGCCGCGTCCTTAAAGTGCCAGAACAAATGGCGATTATCTGTTTAGAAGATGCCCCTATTTTGGCGCACACCTATCCACCGATTGCCAGTGCAATCATTGATTATCACGCCATGGGAAAATCAGCTGCCAAACTACTGTGTCAGCATCTCAATCAACAAACCGAGGCCATGACCAGCCACGAAATTCATTTTTCAATTAAAGGCAGGGCCAGCAGTCACGCGCGTGTCTTCTAA
- a CDS encoding tRNA-binding protein, with translation MKHAPIKDPISFDDFAKIDIRVGLIVEVSEVAKSDKLMKLTVDFGDHQRTILAGIKQERENPKEIEGKQALFVVNLPDRKMAGEISQGMLFDIGYEDKLQPCLACPETPMPNGARAG, from the coding sequence ATGAAACACGCCCCAATTAAAGATCCCATTAGCTTTGATGATTTTGCCAAAATCGATATTCGAGTCGGTTTGATTGTTGAAGTCAGTGAGGTTGCCAAATCTGACAAGCTGATGAAACTCACCGTGGATTTTGGCGATCATCAGCGCACCATTTTGGCGGGGATCAAACAAGAGCGCGAGAACCCCAAAGAGATTGAGGGCAAACAAGCCCTATTTGTGGTCAATTTACCAGATCGCAAAATGGCCGGTGAGATTTCACAGGGCATGCTGTTTGATATCGGTTATGAAGACAAACTGCAACCTTGCCTTGCATGTCCAGAAACACCGATGCCAAACGGTGCCCGCGCTGGATAA
- a CDS encoding NUDIX hydrolase, which produces MIVTIDMICLRLGKQGLEVLLMKRSNPDRPQCGMWAIPGGFVFDQDMTAFGGDTADQDFDGARRRICRQKIHTYPHYISEPMVDGNPKRDPKGWSVTIAHYALLNQANVEQVHDAGVSDDKLTWFALANILRGEQPLAFDHQALIELAWKKLRAAVEYTSVVLFALEKEFLIADIIDAYAKFGVEVNRMSIKRRLIDTGVIVSANKMASSNKGKGGKPAQVYTLGEKTVTYFQTCLRG; this is translated from the coding sequence ATGATTGTCACCATCGACATGATTTGCCTTCGCCTCGGCAAGCAAGGACTGGAAGTGCTATTGATGAAGCGCTCCAACCCAGACCGCCCACAATGCGGTATGTGGGCGATCCCTGGCGGCTTCGTATTTGATCAAGATATGACTGCCTTTGGTGGTGATACTGCCGACCAAGATTTTGACGGTGCACGCCGCCGAATTTGCCGACAAAAAATACACACCTACCCCCATTACATCAGTGAGCCCATGGTTGATGGGAATCCCAAACGCGACCCCAAGGGTTGGAGTGTCACCATTGCTCACTATGCCCTGCTCAACCAAGCGAACGTTGAGCAAGTGCATGATGCTGGGGTCAGTGATGACAAACTCACTTGGTTTGCGCTCGCCAATATTCTGCGTGGAGAGCAGCCGCTGGCCTTTGACCACCAAGCCCTCATTGAACTGGCGTGGAAAAAACTGCGCGCTGCCGTGGAGTACACCTCTGTGGTGCTATTTGCGCTGGAAAAGGAATTTTTGATCGCCGATATCATCGATGCCTACGCGAAATTTGGTGTGGAGGTAAATCGTATGAGTATCAAACGCCGCCTGATTGATACCGGCGTGATCGTCAGTGCCAATAAGATGGCCTCCAGTAACAAAGGCAAAGGCGGCAAGCCCGCTCAGGTCTATACTCTGGGCGAAAAAACGGTAACCTATTTTCAAACCTGCCTGCGCGGCTAA
- a CDS encoding isochorismatase family protein encodes MTALNIMPIAIDPNHTASLDIDPQQGFSELCPLELPVQGALEIVPELLANHRHGKIKLVSRDMHPPGAAWEAQSSEQVLTPVGLPEVDVKWPVHCVIGTQGAQLLPGLPAVLDYDFQINKGLDGNAHPYGALYHDQADTRSTGAIEYLRAQQIDTVIIGGLAFDFCVKKSVEQLIAANFRVILNLAATRAVFPENNDALITEFKNIGVVVIENHQALMSHLA; translated from the coding sequence ATGACAGCGCTGAATATCATGCCCATCGCCATTGATCCCAACCACACGGCCAGTCTCGATATCGACCCCCAGCAGGGCTTTAGCGAACTGTGCCCACTTGAGCTGCCTGTGCAAGGCGCGTTAGAGATTGTGCCTGAGCTTTTAGCTAATCATCGCCATGGCAAAATTAAGCTGGTTTCACGGGATATGCACCCACCGGGCGCAGCTTGGGAAGCGCAATCATCGGAGCAAGTCCTCACCCCTGTGGGGCTGCCGGAAGTGGATGTGAAATGGCCCGTACACTGCGTTATCGGCACCCAAGGCGCGCAGCTACTGCCGGGATTACCTGCCGTGCTCGATTATGATTTTCAGATCAACAAAGGTTTGGATGGCAACGCGCACCCTTATGGCGCGCTTTATCATGATCAAGCGGATACGCGCTCTACGGGCGCCATTGAATACTTGCGTGCGCAGCAGATTGATACCGTAATCATCGGCGGTCTCGCCTTTGATTTTTGCGTGAAAAAATCCGTGGAGCAGCTCATCGCAGCCAATTTTCGCGTGATTTTAAACCTCGCTGCGACTCGCGCCGTCTTTCCTGAAAACAATGACGCCCTGATCACCGAGTTCAAAAACATCGGCGTTGTGGTCATTGAAAACCACCAAGCACTGATGTCACATCTGGCTTAA
- a CDS encoding SufE family protein, producing the protein MTPEKITTNFSRCMDWQERYQYLIELGQRFATMDATDCTQNKRIDGCQSQVWLDCQLNAQGQVAVRATSDAAIVRGLLALVIIAYDGQTPAQAMQWPMAQWLSSLGLAQHLSPSRTQGLYAVIEALHQQLAKMTQA; encoded by the coding sequence ATGACGCCAGAAAAGATCACAACTAATTTTTCTCGCTGTATGGACTGGCAAGAGCGATATCAATATCTGATAGAGCTGGGTCAGCGATTTGCAACTATGGATGCCACGGATTGTACGCAAAACAAACGCATTGATGGCTGTCAAAGCCAAGTGTGGCTTGATTGTCAGCTAAACGCGCAGGGGCAAGTGGCTGTGCGCGCGACCAGTGATGCAGCCATTGTCAGAGGTCTACTCGCGCTTGTGATCATTGCCTATGACGGACAAACGCCAGCGCAAGCAATGCAATGGCCCATGGCGCAATGGTTATCTTCATTGGGTCTTGCGCAGCATCTAAGTCCAAGCAGAACGCAAGGTTTATATGCGGTGATTGAGGCGCTGCATCAGCAGCTGGCGAAGATGACTCAAGCTTAA
- a CDS encoding aminotransferase class V-fold PLP-dependent enzyme — translation MTPIEQAFDENPWRQQFPVLAQQVHDQPLIYLDTAASAQTPAVVIERMQHFYQHEYAAVHRGIHHLSAVATERMEAVRAQVAQFIGAQSEREIIFTKGATEAINLVAHSFLPEQAKAGDEIIITEMEHHANLVPWQMLAQQLDLTLRIWPVNTMGELAISDLKPLLNDKTILLAMTQVSNLLGAHTPVTEACDLAHQQGAVVLVDGAQAVAHQAVNVEQLGCDFYVFSGHKLYGPTGIGVLYAKSEMQSRMRPWQGGGAMIGQVTLPQGTTYAQAPWCFEAGTPHIAGIMGLGSAIEYVQGIGLQRIAAYEAYWMAQLRQQLAQMPEIEIYSPQASSILAFNVRGQHAYDVGMFLDQFGVAIRTGHHCAQPLVETFDQHAMCRVSVGLYNDRADLQGFVTHLKQVCQLLGVCQ, via the coding sequence ATGACCCCCATCGAACAAGCGTTTGATGAAAATCCATGGCGACAGCAGTTTCCTGTCCTTGCTCAGCAGGTGCATGATCAGCCGCTGATCTATCTTGATACTGCAGCGTCAGCGCAAACCCCAGCGGTTGTGATTGAGCGTATGCAGCACTTCTATCAGCACGAATATGCCGCGGTGCACCGCGGCATTCACCATTTGAGTGCCGTAGCGACTGAGCGCATGGAAGCAGTACGCGCTCAGGTTGCACAGTTTATTGGTGCGCAAAGTGAGCGAGAGATCATCTTTACCAAAGGTGCGACGGAAGCGATCAATTTAGTAGCGCACAGCTTTTTGCCTGAACAAGCCAAAGCTGGAGATGAAATCATCATCACCGAGATGGAACACCACGCCAATTTGGTGCCTTGGCAAATGCTTGCTCAGCAACTGGATTTAACCCTGCGAATTTGGCCGGTCAATACAATGGGCGAACTGGCCATCTCCGATCTTAAACCCCTGCTCAATGATAAAACCATATTGCTTGCCATGACTCAGGTGTCCAATCTATTGGGAGCTCATACACCTGTGACTGAGGCCTGTGATTTAGCGCATCAACAAGGGGCGGTGGTGTTGGTGGATGGCGCGCAAGCTGTGGCTCACCAAGCGGTGAATGTCGAGCAGCTTGGCTGTGATTTCTATGTATTTTCAGGCCATAAACTTTACGGTCCAACGGGCATTGGTGTGCTCTATGCCAAAAGTGAGATGCAATCGCGCATGCGACCATGGCAAGGTGGCGGCGCGATGATTGGCCAAGTGACCTTGCCGCAGGGTACCACCTATGCACAAGCACCGTGGTGTTTTGAAGCGGGTACCCCTCATATCGCTGGGATCATGGGGCTTGGCAGTGCCATTGAATATGTTCAAGGCATTGGTCTTCAGCGCATCGCAGCCTATGAAGCTTACTGGATGGCGCAGCTTCGCCAGCAGTTAGCACAGATGCCGGAGATAGAGATCTATAGCCCGCAAGCGAGCAGCATATTGGCATTTAATGTGCGAGGTCAGCACGCTTACGATGTGGGCATGTTTCTCGATCAATTCGGTGTGGCTATTCGAACGGGTCACCACTGCGCTCAGCCATTGGTTGAGACATTCGATCAGCATGCCATGTGTCGCGTTTCTGTTGGGCTTTATAACGATCGCGCGGATCTGCAAGGCTTTGTCACGCATCTTAAACAGGTGTGTCAGCTACTGGGAGTATGTCAATGA